In one Limosilactobacillus oris genomic region, the following are encoded:
- a CDS encoding ribose-phosphate diphosphokinase gives MTQIKNAQNVRLFALNSNQPLAEAIAAKVGLPLSKASVNHFADGEIKITIDESVRGCEVYVIQSVSDPVNSNLMELLIMVDALRRASAAKINVVMPYYGYARQDRKARSREPITAKLIANLLEMDQIDRLVTIDLHAAQVQGFFDIPVDHLQTTSLFADYFAKHDLINDETVVVAPDHAGVSFARKFAERIKAPIAIIDNRADEVREQTNQKVPEYVIGDVKGKTALVVDDIVDTGVRMKLSAQALAKFGAKKIYGVATHPVLSADATTILQDSLLEKLVVTDTIHLPAEKQFPKLVQLSVADLLKEAIVRIHNHQSIDTLFNR, from the coding sequence ATGACGCAGATTAAGAATGCTCAAAACGTCCGGTTGTTTGCCTTGAACTCAAACCAGCCCTTAGCGGAAGCCATTGCCGCTAAGGTCGGCCTGCCGCTCAGCAAGGCTTCTGTTAACCACTTTGCTGATGGTGAAATAAAGATTACCATTGACGAAAGTGTTCGGGGATGCGAGGTATACGTAATTCAATCCGTTTCCGACCCGGTCAACAGCAACTTGATGGAACTATTAATCATGGTGGATGCACTGCGGCGGGCTAGTGCGGCCAAAATTAACGTGGTGATGCCCTACTATGGTTATGCTCGGCAGGATCGCAAGGCCCGGAGTCGGGAACCAATTACCGCCAAATTGATTGCCAACTTGCTGGAAATGGACCAGATTGACCGGCTGGTAACCATTGACCTGCATGCTGCCCAAGTTCAAGGATTCTTTGATATCCCGGTCGACCACCTGCAAACAACAAGCCTTTTTGCGGATTATTTTGCAAAGCATGACCTGATTAACGATGAAACAGTTGTGGTGGCACCGGATCATGCCGGCGTTAGTTTTGCACGGAAGTTTGCGGAACGGATCAAGGCGCCCATCGCGATTATTGACAACCGGGCCGATGAGGTACGGGAACAAACTAATCAGAAGGTCCCCGAATATGTCATTGGGGATGTAAAGGGCAAGACCGCCCTCGTCGTCGATGATATTGTAGATACGGGGGTGCGGATGAAGTTATCTGCACAGGCCCTGGCCAAGTTTGGCGCTAAGAAAATTTACGGGGTGGCTACCCATCCAGTTCTATCTGCCGATGCAACCACCATTTTGCAGGATTCCCTCCTGGAGAAGCTAGTGGTCACCGATACGATTCACCTGCCGGCGGAAAAGCAGTTTCCTAAGCTGGTCCAACTTTCGGTGGCAGATCTACTAAAAGAGGCCATTGTTCGGATTCACAACCACCAATCAATTGACACACTCTTTAACCGCTAG